From one Candidatus Chromulinivorax destructor genomic stretch:
- a CDS encoding ABC transporter substrate-binding protein, protein MKNIFKKILILTVVMSALSFVAYVVLQQMNFVQSDQSAVTKKRIAIFEPATHPAINEIAQGFIDEMNTSECHYVFTRYNANGNKMLLQAQAQEILQSSYDLVFTIGLGCSVGMKEVTAKQGRNLPIVFCAIDDPIKFNVQGENITGVIDTTNYQEQLALALQVQPSIKKIILVYDVSQGSGLEKDKESIVAILQEKNIDCKPVEINGLTEIQQKVSGFMADTDLVMILKDNTIVSGIDTIIKLCQQYKVPLLATDLNSGQKGAALAYGIHEADSGKESAVLAQLIIEHGQQPSQIPVVAVKNMVMKINRQQAIKQGLHSNFDTITSSEIHID, encoded by the coding sequence ATGAAAAATATTTTTAAAAAAATTCTGATATTAACTGTTGTAATGAGTGCTTTAAGTTTTGTTGCCTATGTGGTATTGCAACAAATGAATTTTGTTCAAAGTGATCAATCTGCTGTTACAAAAAAACGCATTGCTATTTTTGAACCGGCAACACACCCAGCAATTAATGAAATTGCTCAAGGGTTTATCGATGAAATGAATACGTCTGAATGTCACTATGTTTTTACTCGTTATAATGCCAATGGCAACAAGATGTTACTACAGGCGCAAGCTCAAGAGATCTTGCAATCATCCTATGATCTTGTTTTTACGATTGGTCTTGGTTGTTCTGTCGGTATGAAAGAGGTAACTGCAAAGCAGGGACGTAACTTGCCCATAGTATTTTGTGCGATAGATGATCCGATAAAATTTAATGTACAAGGCGAAAATATAACTGGAGTTATTGATACGACAAATTATCAAGAACAGCTTGCGCTTGCATTGCAGGTACAACCATCAATTAAGAAAATTATTTTGGTGTACGATGTATCGCAAGGCTCTGGCTTAGAAAAAGATAAAGAGTCGATTGTTGCTATTTTGCAAGAAAAAAATATTGATTGCAAACCAGTTGAAATTAATGGATTAACAGAAATACAGCAAAAAGTTTCTGGATTTATGGCTGATACAGATCTTGTCATGATTTTAAAAGATAATACGATTGTCTCTGGCATTGATACGATTATTAAATTGTGTCAGCAGTATAAAGTTCCTTTGCTTGCAACAGATTTAAATTCAGGTCAAAAGGGAGCAGCATTGGCGTATGGTATTCATGAAGCTGATTCCGGAAAAGAAAGCGCTGTTCTTGCACAACTAATTATAGAGCACGGCCAACAACCATCTCAAATTCCTGTCGTTGCAGTAAAAAACATGGTCATGAAAATTAATCGTCAGCAAGCAATCAAGCAAGGTTTACATAGTAATTTTGATACAATTACCAGTTCTGAAATTCACATAGATTAA
- a CDS encoding pentapeptide repeat-containing protein, protein MKNKKIVLLFVLLCCPMVVLAKKNIMKSVSKGFNSATKSISKTATSVVNSTEQTVTAAANVVVNTATELVTACDTYNDKLADYYTALDQYNTALATYQKDLASYNSDLVKYTALQPQIDAINDAMKDYDAEHAEYKTGLNSYNTQAAAFNKKAGKILAPILTESTTPKRTDYVGKTLSGDLTGIDFSYQDLTTTILAGCNLTNADFTSANLTGVNLNGTLLAGADFTRANLTNVTFWAADLHGADMTEAILKGVDLTNANLANVVGLTQQQLATVAKK, encoded by the coding sequence ATGAAAAATAAAAAAATAGTATTGTTATTCGTTTTGTTATGTTGCCCGATGGTCGTACTTGCTAAAAAAAACATAATGAAAAGCGTTTCGAAAGGTTTTAATAGCGCAACAAAAAGCATTTCAAAAACAGCTACAAGTGTTGTAAATAGTACAGAACAGACAGTAACTGCTGCAGCAAATGTTGTTGTTAATACCGCTACAGAATTAGTAACTGCATGTGATACTTATAATGATAAATTAGCTGATTATTATACCGCTTTAGACCAATATAATACAGCTTTAGCGACGTACCAAAAAGATTTGGCTTCTTACAATAGCGATCTTGTAAAATATACTGCCTTGCAACCTCAAATTGATGCTATTAATGATGCAATGAAAGATTATGATGCAGAGCATGCTGAATACAAAACAGGTTTAAATTCATATAACACTCAAGCAGCAGCATTTAATAAAAAAGCTGGTAAGATTCTTGCACCGATATTAACAGAAAGTACAACGCCTAAAAGAACAGATTATGTTGGTAAAACATTATCGGGTGATCTAACAGGAATAGATTTTTCTTACCAGGATTTAACAACGACTATTTTAGCTGGATGTAATCTTACCAATGCTGATTTTACTTCTGCTAATTTAACGGGCGTTAATTTGAATGGGACTTTATTAGCTGGAGCTGATTTTACTCGTGCTAATTTAACCAATGTAACATTCTGGGCAGCTGATCTGCATGGAGCAGATATGACAGAAGCTATCCTAAAAGGAGTTGATTTGACCAATGCAAATCTTGCAAATGTAGTTGGTTTAACTCAGCAGCAATTAGCAACGGTAGCAAAGAAATAA